In Synergistota bacterium, one genomic interval encodes:
- the plsX gene encoding phosphate acyltransferase PlsX, which yields MRIALDAMGGDYAPEETVKGAVMAARELNEEIILVGDEPLIEETLNRLGFEKGKVKGISIYHAPESVGMGETPVEAIRKKRRSSIWEAMKLLKDEEIDAFVSAGNTGAVVAGALLGLGRIEGIDRPALGVAIPTLKGRTFLIDVGATVGCKPRNLYQFAIMGSVYMSTILGVENPRVGLLTVGEERGKGDEVIKETYEILESSSDINFIGNVEGKDIPFGIADVVVCDGFVGNVMLKFIEGVAEAVYKLLQEEIGKRLLPRIGILFMLPMLRDLWQEFDYEAYGGTPLLGVNGVIIVAHGRSKGRAIFNAIKVAREFVLQKGLEKIKKRLEGGG from the coding sequence ATGAGAATCGCTCTAGATGCGATGGGAGGAGATTATGCCCCTGAGGAAACCGTTAAGGGAGCTGTTATGGCTGCAAGGGAACTTAATGAGGAAATAATTCTTGTTGGAGATGAGCCTTTGATAGAGGAAACCCTTAATCGTCTTGGTTTTGAGAAAGGTAAGGTTAAAGGTATTTCAATATATCATGCCCCTGAAAGCGTTGGAATGGGGGAGACTCCTGTAGAGGCTATAAGGAAAAAAAGGAGATCTTCCATTTGGGAGGCTATGAAATTATTGAAAGATGAAGAAATAGATGCTTTTGTGTCAGCGGGGAATACTGGTGCTGTGGTTGCTGGTGCTCTTCTAGGTTTAGGGAGAATAGAGGGGATTGATAGGCCTGCTTTAGGAGTCGCTATTCCAACTCTAAAGGGTAGAACCTTTTTAATAGATGTTGGAGCAACTGTGGGGTGTAAGCCCAGAAACCTATATCAGTTTGCAATCATGGGAAGCGTTTATATGTCTACAATACTTGGTGTGGAGAATCCTAGGGTTGGGCTTTTAACAGTTGGGGAAGAGAGAGGAAAGGGAGACGAAGTTATAAAGGAGACTTATGAAATTTTAGAGTCTTCTTCAGATATAAACTTTATAGGTAATGTCGAAGGTAAGGATATTCCCTTTGGTATAGCTGATGTGGTGGTGTGTGATGGTTTTGTTGGGAATGTAATGCTTAAGTTTATAGAGGGTGTTGCTGAGGCTGTTTATAAGCTTCTTCAAGAAGAAATAGGGAAGAGGCTCCTTCCTCGGATAGGTATTCTCTTTATGTTGCCTATGCTTAGGGATCTATGGCAGGAATTTGACTATGAGGCTTACGGGGGCACTCCTCTTTTAGGGGTTAATGGTGTGATAATTGTAGCTCATGGTAGGTCTAAAGGGAGAGCTATATTTAATGCTATTAAAGTAGCAAGAGAGTTTGTACTTCAGAAAGGGCTTGAAAAGATAAAAAAACGGCTTGAAGGTGGTGGTTAG
- the fapR gene encoding transcription factor FapR: MKRESYRAIRRLRKIEREKNLRKLVEDNPFLTDEELADILKVSVSTIRFDRARLGIPEVRERMKEMAEKARSALRSMSPEEMTGDLIELKLNERAISVLEATKEMAFKNSDIIREIYTFAQASSLAMALIGSGEVLIGRARVSFKYPVKVGDRIVARGRVAKRKGNKYLISIHSYVDDLEVFVGYFIVVSREKGGEKV, translated from the coding sequence TTGAAAAGGGAATCTTACAGAGCTATAAGAAGGCTTAGGAAGATAGAGAGGGAAAAGAATTTAAGAAAGCTTGTTGAAGATAATCCTTTCCTTACTGATGAGGAGCTTGCTGATATTTTGAAGGTTAGTGTTTCTACTATTCGTTTTGATAGAGCTCGATTAGGTATTCCTGAGGTTAGAGAGCGTATGAAAGAGATGGCTGAGAAGGCAAGAAGTGCTCTTCGTTCTATGTCTCCTGAAGAGATGACCGGAGATCTCATAGAGTTAAAGTTGAATGAGAGGGCGATTTCTGTACTTGAAGCGACGAAAGAAATGGCCTTCAAAAATAGTGATATAATTAGGGAAATTTATACTTTTGCTCAGGCGAGTTCACTTGCTATGGCTTTAATTGGGTCGGGAGAGGTTTTAATAGGTAGGGCAAGAGTTAGTTTTAAATACCCTGTTAAAGTTGGTGATAGAATAGTTGCTCGAGGAAGGGTTGCAAAGAGAAAGGGGAACAAGTATTTAATATCCATTCATTCCTATGTTGACGATCTTGAGGTTTTTGTTGGATACTTTATAGTTGTTTCTCGAGAGAAAGGAGGAGAGAAGGTATGA
- a CDS encoding TAXI family TRAP transporter solute-binding subunit gives MRKGIIILILASFLISICSTAGATVFIRITTATTGGTFYPVGVGMATLWTEKLKGEGIEARAMSSAGWVENVDIMRKKEAEIGIMQGLAQVLAWEGKDMFQGNPYKEMRSMFSLWPNVDHFVLVKEKVKTGTAVDIKGTRFCPGATGSGTLVSTKYIMEAIGITFKDIQPEFVGYAEAARAIMDGRLDGASIIAGPPVSAVTELFAAPGGPKIKVLDFTDEQLKKVQEVLPFYFRYIIEPGTYPNQNEPIKTIAQPNWLAVRQDVPADVVYKLTKTIWENLDYMVKVHKACEFLKPEKALEGLTVPLHPGAYRYYKEKGMKIPEYLIPPEEKK, from the coding sequence ATGCGTAAGGGAATTATAATCTTAATTCTCGCGAGTTTTCTTATTAGCATATGTAGCACAGCTGGAGCTACAGTCTTTATAAGAATCACTACTGCAACTACTGGAGGAACCTTTTATCCTGTTGGTGTGGGCATGGCCACATTATGGACAGAGAAACTTAAAGGAGAGGGAATCGAAGCAAGGGCAATGTCCTCAGCTGGATGGGTAGAAAACGTAGATATAATGAGGAAAAAAGAAGCAGAAATTGGAATAATGCAAGGTTTAGCACAAGTTTTAGCATGGGAAGGGAAAGACATGTTTCAAGGTAACCCCTACAAAGAGATGAGATCAATGTTTTCCCTTTGGCCCAATGTAGATCATTTTGTACTCGTTAAGGAAAAGGTAAAAACTGGAACTGCTGTAGATATAAAGGGAACCCGCTTCTGTCCAGGAGCTACAGGAAGTGGAACACTTGTGTCTACAAAATACATAATGGAAGCCATAGGAATAACCTTTAAGGATATCCAACCAGAATTCGTCGGATATGCAGAAGCAGCAAGAGCGATAATGGATGGTAGACTCGATGGAGCTTCCATAATAGCAGGGCCACCAGTATCTGCAGTAACAGAACTATTTGCAGCTCCCGGAGGACCTAAAATAAAGGTCTTAGATTTCACCGATGAACAACTTAAGAAAGTTCAAGAAGTTCTCCCCTTTTACTTCCGTTACATAATCGAACCAGGAACCTATCCTAATCAGAATGAACCTATAAAAACCATAGCACAGCCTAACTGGCTTGCTGTTAGACAGGACGTTCCTGCAGATGTGGTTTACAAGCTAACAAAAACAATATGGGAAAACCTGGATTACATGGTAAAGGTTCACAAAGCTTGTGAATTCTTAAAACCTGAGAAAGCTTTAGAAGGATTAACTGTTCCACTTCATCCAGGAGCTTATAGATACTACAAAGAAAAGGGAATGAAAATACCCGAATATCTAATTCCACCAGAAGAAAAAAAGTAA
- a CDS encoding TRAP transporter permease gives MKRTLKGKYKLLASIIAISFSIFELWVNSFGIMLDIKRNALHLGFLLMLAFLFYPATSKSDKEKPTILDLLLSLLGLSVGLYILIFYDDLFTRAGIAITRDYIFAIICIILLLEASRRTVGLVFCGLVVFFLLYAIYGYIFPGIFKHPGVSWTRTLYRMYLTYEGILGTTLSVSSTFIYLFILFSAFLEVCGTASFFNDLALALAGSKRGGPAFVAVIASALMGTLSGSAVANVATTGTFTIPLMKKVGYKPHFAGAVEAAASTGGQIMPPIMGAAAFIMASFLQISYVNIMIAAIIPALLYYLAIAANVYLEARRLNLQGVPPENLPSLKEVLIKRGFMIAPLIVIMYLLLTGRTPLMAGFGGIITTVLVSFIRKETRLTFRKLVKALEEGAYSALQVGIACAACGIIVGVAAVTGIGSIVAYSLIKLSGGIPLTALFMVMIACIILSMGLPSTALYIVVATVAAPALINLGFLPLAAHFFVFYFGALSNVTPPVALASYTAAGLANSDPTRTAITGLKLTLAGFIIPFVYTFNPVLLAQNISFIPLLISLAECIIGIAALAIGTIGYTWREIKLWERSLFILAAISLLLPLKMSSFYGIVLLSLLILKEKWKR, from the coding sequence TTGAAAAGGACTCTTAAAGGAAAATACAAACTATTAGCGAGTATAATCGCTATTTCATTTTCGATTTTTGAACTGTGGGTCAACAGCTTCGGTATAATGCTCGACATAAAGAGAAACGCTTTACATCTAGGATTTTTGCTAATGTTGGCCTTTTTGTTCTACCCAGCTACATCAAAATCCGATAAGGAAAAGCCAACAATTTTAGATCTTCTATTATCTTTGCTGGGTTTATCTGTAGGACTATACATTCTTATATTTTACGACGATCTCTTCACCAGAGCAGGTATAGCTATAACTAGAGATTATATATTTGCTATAATTTGCATTATACTTCTTCTTGAGGCTTCGAGAAGAACCGTAGGACTGGTTTTTTGCGGATTAGTGGTCTTCTTTCTACTTTATGCTATATACGGCTATATTTTCCCGGGGATCTTCAAACACCCAGGGGTAAGTTGGACAAGAACGCTTTACAGAATGTATCTTACATATGAAGGGATTCTCGGAACAACTTTATCGGTATCATCAACTTTTATTTACCTTTTTATCCTTTTTAGTGCTTTTCTTGAGGTTTGTGGAACCGCAAGCTTTTTCAATGATTTAGCATTAGCATTAGCAGGCTCGAAACGCGGAGGACCGGCATTTGTAGCCGTTATAGCAAGCGCATTAATGGGAACGCTTAGTGGAAGCGCTGTTGCTAATGTTGCAACTACTGGAACTTTCACTATCCCCTTAATGAAAAAGGTGGGATACAAACCTCACTTTGCTGGAGCTGTCGAGGCAGCTGCCTCAACAGGAGGGCAAATTATGCCCCCAATAATGGGAGCTGCTGCCTTCATTATGGCATCCTTCCTTCAAATATCCTATGTCAACATTATGATTGCAGCCATAATACCTGCTCTGCTTTATTATCTTGCCATAGCTGCAAACGTATATCTTGAAGCCAGAAGATTAAACCTTCAAGGCGTTCCTCCAGAAAACCTTCCATCATTAAAAGAGGTCCTAATAAAAAGAGGTTTTATGATAGCTCCTTTAATAGTTATAATGTACCTCCTATTAACGGGAAGAACACCCTTAATGGCTGGCTTTGGAGGAATCATAACAACAGTATTAGTGAGCTTTATAAGAAAAGAAACAAGATTAACTTTTAGAAAGCTTGTCAAAGCCCTCGAAGAGGGAGCCTATTCAGCTCTTCAAGTGGGTATAGCTTGTGCAGCTTGTGGAATAATTGTAGGAGTAGCAGCGGTAACTGGAATAGGCTCTATTGTAGCTTATAGTCTCATAAAGCTTTCTGGTGGCATTCCTCTAACTGCTCTTTTTATGGTGATGATAGCATGTATAATTCTTAGTATGGGACTACCTTCAACAGCCCTCTACATAGTAGTAGCAACAGTCGCAGCACCAGCTCTTATTAACTTAGGATTTTTACCCTTAGCAGCTCATTTCTTTGTCTTCTATTTTGGAGCGCTCTCAAACGTGACTCCACCTGTTGCTCTCGCTTCTTACACGGCAGCTGGATTAGCAAATTCTGATCCTACCAGAACAGCAATAACAGGACTTAAGTTAACACTAGCTGGTTTTATCATTCCCTTTGTATACACTTTTAATCCAGTACTTTTAGCTCAAAACATATCTTTTATCCCTCTTTTAATATCGTTAGCTGAGTGTATCATAGGAATTGCAGCACTAGCTATAGGGACAATTGGGTATACATGGAGAGAAATTAAGCTTTGGGAAAGAAGCTTGTTTATTCTTGCTGCTATTTCATTATTACTCCCATTGAAGATGTCTTCCTTTTATGGTATAGTTCTCCTTAGCTTACTTATATTGAAGGAAAAATGGAAGCGTTAA
- a CDS encoding amino acid ABC transporter ATP-binding protein: MEALRAINISKRFGNIQVLKEISLFVKKGEVLSIIGPSGSGKSTLLRCLCGLEKIDSGEIFINGEPLSTGKFSHRNLATKIGMIFQSFNLFPHMTALENVMLAPIKVKKLKRSEAEKLSRDLLVRVGLEDKMFYRPSQLSGGQQQRVAIARALAMQPDIMLFDEPTSALDPELVGEVLEVIAQLAKEGMTMIIVTHEMLFAKDISHRVIFMDDGTIIEEGKPEEIFTKPVNPRTRTFLKRLLPHFGSSLIEKRENLDIGF; this comes from the coding sequence ATGGAAGCGTTAAGAGCAATAAACATTTCTAAAAGATTTGGAAATATCCAAGTCCTAAAGGAAATAAGCTTGTTTGTTAAGAAAGGAGAGGTCCTATCTATAATAGGACCAAGCGGATCAGGTAAAAGTACCCTTTTGCGCTGTTTATGTGGCCTGGAAAAAATAGATTCCGGAGAAATATTTATAAACGGTGAACCCCTTTCCACAGGAAAATTCAGTCATAGAAATCTTGCAACAAAAATAGGAATGATCTTCCAAAGTTTTAACTTATTCCCTCACATGACTGCGCTTGAAAATGTAATGCTGGCTCCAATAAAAGTTAAAAAACTAAAGAGAAGCGAAGCAGAAAAGCTTTCAAGGGACTTGTTGGTAAGAGTGGGACTCGAAGACAAGATGTTTTACCGACCATCTCAGCTCTCAGGGGGGCAACAGCAAAGAGTAGCTATAGCAAGAGCCTTAGCTATGCAACCAGACATAATGCTCTTTGACGAACCAACATCAGCACTTGACCCAGAACTTGTAGGAGAAGTACTTGAGGTCATTGCTCAACTTGCAAAAGAAGGTATGACTATGATAATAGTAACTCATGAGATGCTCTTTGCCAAAGATATATCTCACAGAGTTATTTTTATGGATGACGGAACCATAATAGAAGAGGGAAAACCAGAAGAAATTTTTACCAAACCAGTTAATCCAAGAACGAGGACCTTTTTAAAAAGGCTCCTTCCACATTTTGGAAGCTCATTAATAGAAAAGAGGGAAAACCTTGATATTGGATTTTAG
- a CDS encoding amino acid ABC transporter permease: MILDFSIVLPYLSTFLKGTKVTIEASVLAILIGLVIGTIVGIGRVIPSKPINLIAWLYVYVIRGTPLLVQLFVIYFGLPSIGIELEAFTAGVIGLGINSGGYVAEIVRGGIEAVPKGQIEAAKVLGLNYLQTMWHIILPQAIRNMLPALGNEFVTLVKESSLLSTLAIIELTMVGQQVRSVTFASFEVFIVVALIYLIITTVVSMLVRYIERKWQVR, encoded by the coding sequence TTGATATTGGATTTTAGTATAGTCCTTCCATATCTTTCAACATTTTTAAAAGGAACAAAAGTTACCATAGAGGCAAGCGTTTTAGCAATACTTATAGGGCTTGTAATAGGCACCATAGTAGGCATCGGCAGAGTTATACCTTCTAAACCAATAAATCTTATAGCCTGGCTTTATGTATACGTAATAAGAGGGACTCCTCTTTTAGTTCAGCTTTTTGTAATATATTTTGGCCTGCCTTCTATCGGAATAGAGTTAGAAGCATTTACAGCTGGAGTAATAGGTTTAGGAATTAATAGTGGAGGATATGTAGCTGAAATCGTTCGAGGAGGAATAGAAGCAGTTCCAAAAGGTCAAATCGAAGCTGCAAAAGTCTTAGGTCTAAATTACTTACAAACCATGTGGCATATCATCCTCCCACAAGCAATAAGAAACATGCTTCCAGCTTTGGGAAATGAATTCGTAACATTAGTAAAAGAGTCTTCATTACTTTCGACACTGGCTATAATTGAACTAACCATGGTAGGGCAACAAGTTAGAAGTGTTACTTTCGCATCTTTTGAGGTTTTCATCGTTGTCGCTTTAATCTATCTTATTATAACTACAGTTGTTAGTATGCTAGTAAGATATATAGAAAGGAAGTGGCAAGTAAGATGA
- a CDS encoding pyridoxal phosphate-dependent aminotransferase, whose translation MKKLSERVSNLEVLSILEVAAGASPECIDLTVGEPDLPPDPLVKEGIIEALEKNLTKYTADEGILELRKAVADDLKERYGVSYDTDEIIITQGGAGAIFSSLLALLNEGDKAILQSPWYSGHLRALNLLRVKSFPLKTFEKGYPLEINLESLPQDAKIIFLCSPNNPTGMILKHEDLEKILFFAIQNDQIILIDIAYEALTDSGKVPLPIEFKKGKERTIIIGSFSKCYSITGLRIGYVAAPKDIAVGVKKTISTFSFCANSITQYGVLKAFRCGNPNFPSLREEFKRRREICTEILHKAGIKFAKPEGGFFLFPYFEDGRKDVERAKFLVEKAKVITVPGYPFFGPDGKGHLRIALTKPIETLRKALEQIVSALPK comes from the coding sequence ATGAAAAAGTTATCAGAAAGGGTTTCAAATCTTGAAGTTCTGTCCATTTTAGAGGTAGCAGCAGGTGCTTCTCCCGAGTGTATAGACCTTACCGTAGGAGAGCCAGATCTACCCCCTGATCCTCTAGTTAAAGAAGGAATAATAGAAGCTCTCGAGAAAAACTTAACAAAGTACACAGCAGATGAGGGAATTCTAGAACTAAGAAAAGCTGTTGCAGATGATCTTAAAGAACGATACGGAGTTTCCTATGATACCGATGAGATAATAATCACACAAGGAGGAGCAGGAGCAATATTTTCAAGCTTACTAGCATTGCTAAATGAAGGGGACAAAGCCATTCTTCAATCGCCGTGGTATTCTGGACACCTGAGAGCTTTAAATTTACTTAGAGTCAAATCTTTTCCTCTGAAAACTTTTGAAAAAGGATACCCATTAGAGATAAACCTAGAAAGCCTTCCTCAAGATGCAAAGATAATCTTTCTTTGCTCTCCCAATAATCCCACAGGCATGATCTTAAAGCACGAAGATCTAGAAAAAATCCTCTTTTTTGCTATTCAGAACGACCAAATAATACTTATTGACATAGCTTATGAGGCTTTAACTGACAGTGGAAAAGTACCTTTACCTATAGAATTCAAAAAGGGAAAGGAAAGAACTATAATAATAGGCTCTTTTTCAAAATGCTATTCTATAACAGGCTTAAGAATAGGATATGTAGCAGCTCCTAAAGACATAGCTGTTGGAGTTAAAAAAACTATATCTACCTTTAGCTTTTGTGCTAACTCGATAACTCAATATGGTGTACTGAAAGCCTTTAGATGCGGAAATCCAAACTTCCCTTCATTGAGAGAAGAGTTTAAAAGAAGAAGAGAAATATGTACAGAAATATTACACAAAGCTGGCATTAAGTTTGCCAAACCTGAGGGAGGTTTCTTCTTATTTCCATATTTTGAAGACGGAAGAAAAGATGTGGAAAGAGCCAAATTTCTAGTAGAAAAAGCTAAGGTCATAACTGTACCTGGATATCCATTTTTTGGACCAGACGGTAAAGGACATTTACGCATCGCCTTGACCAAACCAATAGAAACTTT